In the Colletotrichum lupini chromosome 1, complete sequence genome, one interval contains:
- a CDS encoding retinol dehydrogenase 12 → MICKRTPTGVVMRNWFLVSSRPKVLLVGSQTYSPSVNSRDYKSTRALRVPAIMDTIKNTIAENFGGAASKLGTHQFSLDECPDQSGKVAVVTGGSEGIGYGVTYTLLKHNISKIYILSVSKDVVDGAKDAIAKDLGADKAERTKWFQCDMGDWKRVKEVAEKIKNDTDRLDILVNNAARGIMTYQLTDYGVDRHMAVNHMGHVILTSHLLPLIKQTAEKGDVVRIANQASNAHQATPSDCKFESLEELNTDLGPNGQYGRSKLAGILYARYFNRKVTQNGHPNVLMNATHPGFVSTKMSKEEIFEPYPLGGYAMAVGMEPFKKSQWEGAVSMVYAAAATKESGQYICPPAIPEPGSKLAQDDALADQLMELTRQIITEKTKTSSVDKGCPMDDLVLH, encoded by the exons ATGATTTGCAAGCGAACTCCGACCGGTGTGGTGATGCGAAATTGGTTTTTAGTATCATCTCGCCCCAAGGTCTTGCTTGTTGGGTCTCAAACTTACTCGCCTTCTGTCAACTCTCGGGACTACAAATCAACAAGAGCTCTCAGAGTCCCTGCAATCATGGACACCATCAAG AACACTATCGCCGAGAACTTCGGTGGAGCAGCCTCAAAGCTGGGAACTCACCAATTCAGCTTGGATGAATGTCCCGACCAGTCAGGCAAGGTAGCCGTCGTCACCGGCGGCAGCGAAGGCATCGGCTATGGGGTCACGTACACTCTCCTCAAGCACAACATCTCTAAGATTTACATCCTCTCCGTCTCCAAGGACGTTGTTGACGGCGCCAAGGATGCCATCGCGAAAGACCTTGGTGCCGACAAGGCCGAGCGCACGAAATGGTTTCAGTGCGACATGGGTGACTGGAAGCGCGTCAAGGAGGTAGCCGAGAAGATCAAGAACGATACAGATCGTCTTGATATCTTGGTGAATAATGCCGCGAGGGGTATCATGACCTACCAGCTCACTGACTACGGCGTCGACCGTCACATGGCCGTAAATCACATGGGACATGTCATTCTTACGTCGCATTTATTGCCTCTCATCAAGCAGACGGCGGAGAAGGGTGACGTTGTGAGAATTGCGAACCAAGCTAGCAATGCGCATCAGGCTACCCCCAGCGACTGCAAGTTTGAGAGCCTGGAGGAGCTGAATACCGACCTGGGTCCCAACGGTCAGTATGGTCGGAGTAAGCTTGCAGGTATTCTGTACGCGAGGTACTTCAACCGAAAAGTGACGCAGAATGGGCATCCGAACGTTTTGATGAACGCAACTCATCCTGGGTTTGTGAGCACCAAGATGAGCAAGGAGGAGATTTTCGAGCC GTACCCTCTTGGAGGCTACGCTATGGCGGTTGGAATGGAGCCTTTCAAGAAGTCACAATGGGAGGGTGCCGTGTCGATGGTATATGCGGCGGCCGCCACGAAGGAATCCGGCCAATACATATGCCCTCCAGCGATTCCTGAGCCGGGCAGTAAGCTTGCTCAGGACGACGCTCTGGCTGATCAACTGATGGAGTTGACCCGTCAAATCATCACTGAGAAGACTAAGACGTCCTCGGTGGATAAGGGATGTCCCATGGATGACTTGGTTCTACACTAA
- a CDS encoding HPP family protein: protein MLRCNPRNWDFDIDRFLNPFVPPPPWKYLPYPISHCFGYRKSKPQNVGNLVSIFWACIGVFCGVAVVSIVSRQIPSFRDHGAPIIVGSFGAAAVLEFYSIESPLSQPRNSVLGQLLSAIVGVAICKLFQLSPHFDSIRWLGGALSCALATTVMALTKTVHPPAGATALLAVVDDGVVHLGWFLVPIVLLGCALMLVVALLINNIQRRFPQYWWSPEDVRLHRVPWRRHVGDVESKEEPKPDEADGRSRSDSTVREDAVLIMRPGEVLVPEHMFITPEEKLFLEELSNRL, encoded by the exons ATGTTGCGCTGCAACCCAAGGAATTGGGACTTCGACATTGATCGATTCCTCAATCCCTTTGTTCCGCCACCTCCTTGGAAATATCTCCCATACCCTATCTCTCACTGTTTTGGCTACCGCAAGTCGAAGCCACAGAATGTTGGCAATCTCGTTTCGATCTTCTGGGCCTGTATTGGCGTCTTTTGCGGCGTCGCCGTAGTCTCCATCGTCTCCCGCCAGATACCGTCCTTCAGAGACCATGGTGCGCCCATTATTGTGGGCAGTTTT GGCGCAGCCGCCGTTTTAGAGTTCTACTCGATCGAATCGCCCCTCTCTCAGCCCCGTAACTCAGTCCTCGGTCAACTCCTCTCCGCCATCGTAGGGGTAGCGATCTGCAAGCTGTTCCAGCTGAGCCCGCACTTTGATTCCATTCGCTGGCTGGGAGGAGCCTTGTCGTGCGCCTTGGCGACGACCGTTATGGCGCTTACGAAGACGGTTCACCCCCCTGCTGGCGCGACGGCACTGCTCGCCGTCGTCGATGACGGTGTCGTACACTTGGGATGGTTCTTGGTGCCTATTGTGCTCCTCGGCTGTGCCTTGATGCTGGTCGTCGCATTACTCATTAATAATATCCAGCGGCGCTTCCCACAGTATTGGTGGTCGCCCGAGGATGTTCGGCTACACCGCGTGCCTTGGAGGCGTCATGTGGGCGATGTGGAAAGCAAAGAGGAACCAAAACCTGATGAGGCTGATGGGCGGAGTAGGAGTGATTCTACAGTGAGGGAAGATGCGGTACTGATTATGAGGCCTGGTGAAGTGCTTGTGCCAGAACACATGTTCATCACACCCGAGGAAAAGTTGTTCTTAGAAGAATTGAGTAATCGGTTATGA
- a CDS encoding MIP family channel protein codes for MSAQQTGTLKAPEGEPSPVSPATAVDPNSFSDDENPIQSPRFVPSHSQQPSRGGSRSVPLRRTNTQTRQRESVDDPLPTGVSTKSTRPLKDSARFGDYDDDSETDRYWGTNDRHPDYSGGRAPRTRPPRAHLNRPQPYLNYDPQTETKDYYEETRSYEPGDYGGRPPSRRMYDEEMAGYPRSGVAVRSTNGEQARIDWHNLSREEKAQVMRLPLTQWMNSDLKNHFVASLGELVGTTMFLFFAFAGTEVANIKSASNNSSNPSDSNSTTGASTGFNTGTLLYISIIFGFSLMVNVWVFFRISGGLFNPAVTLGMLLVKAIPASRAACLFVAQILGGMLASVIVRFLFPENFNVRTTLGGGASLVQGVFIEAILTAELVFTIFMLAKEKHRATFIAPVGIGLTLFIAELVGVQFTGGSLNPARSFGPCVITATFDPEHWIYWVGPFLGTIIAVVFYKFIKTLEYEMANPGADGDPENDPTQNPAKLAELRMSRTKSAKQG; via the exons ATGTCAGCCCAGCAGACAGGAACACTCAAGGCACCTGAGGGTGAACCCTCTCCAGTATCACCAGCAACAGCAGTCGATCCAAACTCCTTCTCTGACGACGAGAACCCAATCCAATCACCAAGATTTGTACCATCACACTCCCAACAACCTTCAAGAGGGGGCTCACGTTCAGTCCCTCTCCGTCGCACAAACACCCAGACACGGCAGAGGGAATCAGTAGACGACCCCTTGCCCACTGGTGTCTCTACAAAGTCCACCCGTCCACTGAAGGACAGCGCCCGTTTCGGGGACTACGACGACGATTCGGAAACGGATCGTTATTGGGGAACCAACGACCGTCATCCAGACTACAGCGGAGGTCGTGCACCTCGAACGCGCCCTCCCCGCGCGCACCTGAACCGTCCTCAACCGTACTTAAACTACGACCCCCAGACGGAAACCAAAGATTATTACGAGGAGACTCGCTCCTACGAGCCCGGTGACTACGGCGGCAGACCGCCCTCTCGCAGGATGTACGATGAGGAGATGGCGGGATACCCGCGCAGCGGTGTCGCTGTTCGCAGCACCAACGGCGAACAGGCTCGCATTGACTGGCACAACCTGTCCAGGGAAGAGAAGGCCCAGGTTATGCGTCTGCCTCTCACCCAGTGGATGAACTCGGACTTGAAGAACCACTTTGTCGCAAGCCTCGGCGAGCTTGTCGGCACTACCATGTTCTTGTTCTTCGCCTTCGCTGGCACAGAGGTTGCCAATATCAAGTCCGCTTCCAACAACTCCAGCAACCCTTCAGACAGCAACTCTACTACCGGAGCTTCCACGGGATTCAACACCGGCACTCTGCTCTATATCTCCATTATCTTCGGCTTTTCTCTCATGGTCAACGTCTGGGTCTTCTTCCGTATCAGTGGCGGCTTGTTCAACCCAGCTGTCACGCTCGGCATGCTCCTCGTCAAGGCTATCCCCGCATCCCGTGCTGCTTGCTTGTTCGTCGCTCAGATTTTGGGCGGCATGCTTGCATCAGTCATTGTCCGCTTTCTGTTCCCCGAGAACTTCAACGTTCGTACGACACTAGGCGGTGGTGCTTCACTGGTCCAGGGTGTTTTCATCGAAGCCATCTTGACGGCGGAGCTGGTTTTCACTATCTTTATGCTCGCCAAGGAGAAGCACAGAGCCACCTTCATTGCTCCTGTCGGTATTGGCCTGACGCTCTTCATCGCCGAATTGGTTGGTGTTCAGTTCACGGGTGGTTCGCTCAACCCGGCACGAAGCTTTGGACCCTGCGTCATCACGGCAACCTTCGACCCTGAACACTGGATTTACt GGGTCGGGCCTTTCCTTGGCACAATCATTGCTGTCGTCTTCTACAAGTTCATCAAGACCTTGGAGTATGAGATGGCCAACCCCGGTGCAGACGGTGACCCTGAGAATGATCCTACTCAGAACCCCGCAAAGCTGGCAGAATTACGCATGTCTCGCACAAAGTCTGCCAAGCAAGGTTGA
- a CDS encoding cytochrome P450 — protein MRDDDLRKEYRTKLSPGYAGRENGGFEPGVDRIVAQFVNLVETKYISTPKEFRPIEFSHKSQYFALDVVSELSFGEALGFLANDEDLFGYVATNDLIFPYLAVMLNVPWVGIFLQQWPLNKLLPFSSDEFGFGKLMGMAKNLADKKLAAASDENNMVQQHLRNGVTYKELLAEIFLELIAGSDSTATAVRMTMLCLLNTPSSLNALRREMDQGIAQGRISSPIRDSEARQLPYLQAVIREGIRMYPPSTGLNYKQVAKGGTELHGQFLPEGTQMGINIQKLMRSKDTFGCDADVFRPERWLEAAAEDEDCFRDMCGVVDLAFGHGRFQCLGKTIAAMELNKIFIEASWRHL, from the exons ATGAGGGACGATGATCTAAGAAAGGAGTACAGAACCAAGCTGAGTCCTGGT TACGCCGGTAGAGAGAATGGCGGCTTTGAGCCTGGTGTTGACAGAATCGTCGCACAATTCGTCAACCTAGTTGAAACTAAATACATCTCGACGCCGAAGGAATTTCGACCCATAGAGTTCTCCCATAAATCTCAATACTTTGCCCTCGACGTCGTCAGCGAGCTTTCTTTCGGAGAAGCGCTAGGATTCCTCGCAAATGATGAGGATTTGTTTGGTTATGTGGCAACCAATGACCTCATCTTTCCGTATCTCGCCGTCATGCTCAATGTACCATGGGTGGGAATTTTCTTGCAGCAATGGCCGTTAAACAAGCTTCTACCCTTTTCCAGCGACGAGTTTGGCTTTGGTAAACTTATGGG AATGGCCAAGAACCTGGCGGACAAGAAGTTAGCAGCCGCGTCGGATGAGAACAACATGGTCCAACAACACCTTCGCAACGGGGTAACTTACAAAGAGCTCTTGGCAGAGATCTTCCTGGAACT AATCGCGGGCTCCGACTCTACCGCAACGGCAGTCCGCATGACTATGCTCTGTCTGCTCAACACGCCGTCATCGCTAAATGCACTACGCCGCGAGATGGACCAAGGCATTGCCCAAGGCCGCATTAGTTCTCCGATCCGCGACTCCGAGGCCCGCCAACTACCTTACTTGCAGGCCGTGATCAGAGAAGGCATACGCATGTACCCACCGTCAACGGGCCTCAACTATAAGCAAGTAGCCAAGGGAGGAACAGAGCTGCATGGGCAGTTCTTGCCAGAGGGGACGCAGATGGGTATCAACATTCAAAAGTTGATGAGATCCAAGGACACATTTGGTTGCGACGCGGATGTGTTTCGGCCAGAGCGCTGGCTGGAAGCCGCCGCTGAAGATGAAGACTGCTTTCGAGACATGTGTGGTGTCGTCGACCTAGCGTTCGGACATGGTCGGTTTCAGTGTCTTGGGAAGACTATCGCGGCTATGGAGTTGAACAAGATCTTCATTGAGGCGAGTTGGCGTCACCTTTGA